The genomic stretch GAGGCTGTAGCTTCGGGCCGCAAAGAAATATTATCACCTCCCTGGTCTGTAAAAGAAAACATTTCTTTTTCAACAATATCTGTGCCTTCCCCCACCGCCCTCTCGAATAATCTGGTCTCTTCCAGAAGCGGGGTATCAATCTTTCCAAATCCATAAACTGGCGCTAATTTCTCCACCTTGCTCCTAATCAGTTCCCAATACTTTTGTTCTTGGGGCAAAATATCCTTCATCCCGCGCAAAAGCTGGGGCGCCTGTTTCAACGCACCCTTTACTTTTCTATTTTCTTTAGCTTTTTTTGATTGTTTTTTCTTTCTAGACACTTGCGTTGCAAGATAAAATATTAAATATAAAAAATAAAAAACACAAATTCAAATATGTAAATATTTTTATTTCTTCTTGCCTTTCATGGTGATGATACTTGAGGCAAAAATATTGGCAATTTCTCTAGTTTCATTTAATAGATAGTTGCACTCTGATAACATATCTTTAGCTACTAACCCAGTATCTCGTAAGCAGGCTAACCAGAACTTTGTTTCATTAGATGACTTCAAACAATGAGAAAAGTAATTTTGGTAATCTCTCTTGCTACTGGCGGCTTCGGCTTCAAAATAATTGGCACCCATACTGGACCCGCTTCGCGTTGCTTGACTTTTTATTTCTCTGATTACGGGGTCATTAGGTAGCTGGGATAAAAACTTTAATAAACGAATAATGAATCGGTATAGCCGTAATTTAAACTCTTGTTTTAATTTGTATTTTTCAGTTTCCATAAATTAAAATTAAACAATGTTTTTATATTTTTAAGTATGTGTTTTTTATTTCTTATATTTTATATTTGGTTTTATAAATTATATTCCGGTCTCTCAAACCTCGTAATCCGGTTCAACGGCCAGCCCCGAAGCCAAGTCCTTCCCACAATGTTTTTCCTGGGTACTGGACCAAAAGTACGCGAATCCAAACTTGAATTTCTATTATCACCCAAAACAAAATATTCATCATCTTCTAAAACAACATCAACCTCCCCGGATGTCAGGAGCGAATCGATTAAATAGTCCGATTCATCAAGAGTGTGGCCGTTTTTATATTGTTTATTAAAAATAGTTACTTTGCCATCTTTTATCTGAACCCGCTCGCCAGGTAAAGCAACTATTCGTTTAATAAAATATTGGCTTGGCTGGCGCGGATATTTAAAAACCACAATATCGCCCCGGCCCGGCTCTTCAAACCGGTAAACTATCTCGTTAATAATCAAATACTCATGGTCGTAAAAAGACGGCTCCATTGAGGCGCCTTTAACATAAAACGGCTGGATTAAAAAATAACGAACCGGAATAACGATTGCCAAGGAAATAATCACCACTTTAATCAATTCAACACTAAATTCTAAAGCCTGCGACCAAAAACCGGTTTTTTCTTCTGGCGGGGGGGTTATCCGCTCTTCGCCTGGGGCTTGGTGTTGGGTTGTTGAATCTGAATGATTTTTAACTGTTGCTTTCTTACGTAAATCAATTATTTTGGACATATGTCTCATTTTATTATTCAATCCCACCCTCGGCTAATAAAGCCTCTTTTGTGTACATCTGTTTATTGGTGGAATTAAACTCGTGTTTAATCTGGCCTATTAAGTTATCTGGGCTAAATATTTTCCAATATACAGGCACAAAAGCATTTTTGCCACCTCTTTTTACTGGTTCTATCTTGAAGCTTACAATTATATGTCGTGCATCGTAAATAATCTTAAAATCTGTTGATCTTTCTGCTGGTGAGAAA from Patescibacteria group bacterium encodes the following:
- the lepB gene encoding signal peptidase I, giving the protein MSKIIDLRKKATVKNHSDSTTQHQAPGEERITPPPEEKTGFWSQALEFSVELIKVVIISLAIVIPVRYFLIQPFYVKGASMEPSFYDHEYLIINEIVYRFEEPGRGDIVVFKYPRQPSQYFIKRIVALPGERVQIKDGKVTIFNKQYKNGHTLDESDYLIDSLLTSGEVDVVLEDDEYFVLGDNRNSSLDSRTFGPVPRKNIVGRTWLRGWPLNRITRFERPEYNL
- a CDS encoding four helix bundle protein — translated: METEKYKLKQEFKLRLYRFIIRLLKFLSQLPNDPVIREIKSQATRSGSSMGANYFEAEAASSKRDYQNYFSHCLKSSNETKFWLACLRDTGLVAKDMLSECNYLLNETREIANIFASSIITMKGKKK